One genomic region from bacterium encodes:
- a CDS encoding methyltransferase domain-containing protein: MQGDKYLPMYSPNVGIVLSQIEEGDIVLDIGGWALPFNRANYVIDMMPYESRGSWKEGYTQGSQGGEREYFDRKTWIQRDICDRAPFPFKDKSIDYIICSHVLEDLRDPIWVCSEINRVGKRGYIEVPSRLVESSRGVEPGIVGWSHHRWLIDIDKKRKK; the protein is encoded by the coding sequence ATGCAGGGAGATAAATATTTGCCTATGTATAGCCCTAATGTAGGAATTGTTTTGAGCCAAATTGAGGAAGGAGATATTGTCCTTGATATCGGAGGCTGGGCATTGCCATTTAATCGTGCTAACTATGTTATAGATATGATGCCCTATGAGTCGCGTGGTAGTTGGAAGGAAGGTTATACCCAGGGGTCTCAGGGTGGTGAGAGAGAGTATTTTGACAGAAAAACATGGATTCAAAGAGATATCTGCGATCGAGCTCCATTCCCCTTTAAAGATAAGTCCATTGATTATATCATCTGCTCACATGTATTGGAAGATTTGAGAGACCCTATCTGGGTATGCTCTGAAATTAATCGTGTAGGTAAACGAGGCTACATTGAAGTGCCTTCCCGATTGGTAGAGAGTTCCCGTGGAGTGGAGCCTGGGATTGTGGGTTGGTCACACCATCGTTGGTTGATTGATATAGATAAGAAAAGAAAAAAATAA